One Paenibacillus crassostreae DNA segment encodes these proteins:
- a CDS encoding ABC transporter ATP-binding protein — MKDLFYFIRKMHHVAGFRLYINMSMTLLISLLDGIGIYLIVPLLSIIGVFDMSMDGVPLISSLLDIIESWSFELNLPIVLAVYVVIVGGEALLQRSQTLLNARILQNFIRTLRIETYRGLIQAKWEFFLRKRKSDFNHILTNELGRVNYGTSLFLQMITSIIFTIIQIGLALWLSPVLTIVVMISGGLIALYSRKFIKKSKNLGEQTTELSKYYFGGINDHFNGIKDIKSNRLEQSHIVWFKNLSTKMEHNFIQLGRVNSLSQLIYRLSSVVLIAGFVYLALEVIHTPVEQLIIVVLIFSRLWPRFISIQSSTEQLVSSFPAFQAMRNLQMEYETDKEIGEIASMREPDRLKMQEGIECRDVNYRYDSNEPVFALSDINIHIPANRMTAIVGKSGAGKSTLIDMLMGMIHPENGQVMIDGETLRDEQQLLSLRSSIGYVAQDPFLFNESIRDNLKLVNPNANDAELWEALSFSASEEFVRKLPRGLDTVIGDRGIRLSGGERQRIVLARAILKRPAILVLDEATSALDSENEQLIQGALELLKGSMTIIVIAHRLSTIRNADQVIVMEQGEVIQQGGYQQLSQETKGTFRQLLNYQTGTEM; from the coding sequence ATGAAAGATTTATTTTATTTTATTCGTAAAATGCATCATGTCGCAGGGTTCAGATTGTATATCAATATGTCCATGACGCTACTCATCAGTTTACTGGATGGTATAGGTATCTATTTGATCGTTCCCCTTCTCAGTATCATAGGCGTATTTGACATGAGTATGGATGGCGTGCCATTGATCTCTTCTTTATTAGATATAATTGAATCATGGTCATTTGAGTTGAATTTGCCGATTGTACTAGCCGTATATGTCGTTATCGTGGGGGGGGAGGCACTGCTCCAGCGAAGCCAGACCTTGTTGAATGCGAGGATTCTGCAAAACTTTATTCGTACGCTCCGGATCGAGACGTATCGTGGACTGATTCAAGCCAAATGGGAGTTCTTCCTGCGCAAGCGCAAGTCAGACTTTAATCATATTTTGACGAATGAACTTGGGCGAGTGAATTACGGTACCTCATTATTCTTGCAGATGATTACTTCCATCATTTTCACCATCATACAGATCGGTCTTGCCTTATGGCTCTCTCCTGTACTAACGATAGTTGTTATGATCAGTGGCGGACTAATAGCTCTTTATTCACGTAAATTCATTAAAAAGTCGAAGAATCTTGGTGAACAGACAACAGAATTGTCTAAGTATTATTTTGGAGGAATCAACGATCATTTCAATGGTATTAAGGATATTAAGAGCAATAGACTAGAGCAATCTCACATTGTCTGGTTCAAAAATCTATCCACAAAAATGGAGCATAACTTCATCCAATTGGGAAGGGTTAATTCCTTGTCTCAGCTTATTTATCGCCTATCCTCTGTTGTACTGATTGCCGGTTTCGTCTATCTGGCCCTTGAGGTGATCCATACACCAGTGGAACAATTAATTATTGTTGTTCTTATCTTCTCGCGGTTGTGGCCGAGGTTTATTAGCATTCAATCGAGTACCGAGCAACTTGTATCCAGTTTTCCAGCATTTCAGGCGATGCGCAATCTGCAAATGGAATATGAGACAGACAAGGAAATCGGAGAAATAGCCTCTATGCGTGAACCTGACCGATTGAAAATGCAGGAAGGAATAGAATGCCGAGATGTGAACTACCGATACGATTCCAATGAACCCGTATTCGCTTTAAGTGATATTAATATACATATTCCCGCCAACCGTATGACGGCAATCGTTGGCAAATCAGGTGCAGGCAAAAGTACGCTTATCGATATGTTGATGGGAATGATTCATCCGGAGAATGGTCAGGTGATGATTGATGGTGAGACTCTTAGAGATGAGCAACAGCTTCTATCTCTACGCAGTTCGATCGGATATGTGGCACAGGATCCCTTTCTCTTCAATGAGAGCATTCGCGATAATCTGAAGCTGGTTAATCCTAACGCTAATGATGCTGAACTGTGGGAAGCCTTGTCATTCTCGGCTTCCGAAGAATTTGTGCGCAAGCTTCCTCGAGGTCTGGATACGGTCATCGGTGATCGAGGAATCCGGTTGTCAGGAGGAGAGCGGCAGCGGATCGTACTAGCGAGAGCGATCTTGAAGCGTCCTGCTATTCTTGTGCTAGATGAAGCGACAAGCGCGTTGGACAGTGAGAACGAACAATTGATTCAAGGGGCGCTGGAACTTCTGAAAGGAAGCATGACCATTATCGTCATCGCCCATCGACTATCTACGATTCGCAATGCAGATCAGGTGATTGTCATGGAGCAGGGTGAAGTTATTCAGCAAGGGGGTTATCAGCAGCTATCACAGGAGACCAAAGGCACTTTTAGACAGTTGCTTAATTATCAAACGGGTACTGAGATGTAG
- a CDS encoding lasso peptide biosynthesis PqqD family chaperone — MSTELIATDDFIVQSEGFLVSDMDGEKVMLSIENGKYYNLGQIGGRIWELLSSPNTVTGMVEQLVTEYEIEPNVCEQQVYTFLQQLAAEGIVQVRKQ, encoded by the coding sequence ATGAGCACTGAACTTATCGCAACGGATGATTTTATCGTACAATCGGAGGGTTTCCTGGTAAGTGATATGGATGGCGAGAAAGTGATGCTGAGCATCGAGAACGGCAAATATTATAATCTCGGTCAAATAGGCGGGCGGATCTGGGAGCTTCTATCTTCGCCTAACACGGTGACTGGGATGGTTGAGCAATTAGTGACCGAGTATGAGATTGAACCTAACGTATGCGAGCAGCAAGTATACACATTCCTACAGCAGCTTGCAGCCGAAGGCATCGTACAGGTGAGAAAACAATAA
- a CDS encoding glycoside hydrolase family 2 TIM barrel-domain containing protein, with the protein MSKKLKINNDWLFTKQPLHTNYESVSQSDEWVAVTLPHDWLIYDANNLYEDGDGWYKKTIELTEISPQTIYTLYFEGVYMDSTLIVNGHEVGTWKNGYASFEMDITSYLIEGKNEIVVHVIHQSPNSRWYSGAGIYRSVWLKTYPTSHIAPQGIYVSTIQNETNWHVELDTEVVIDGTSNSTSTYKLRHRIVDGQHNVVTQSDVQFHAEDRLIKTTLMVTNPLVWDIIDPTLYTLHTELIIDDTVIDDEDLNFGFRTIAFDTEKGFFLNGRHVKLNGVCQHHDLGSLGAAVNRVALKRQMSLLQEMGVNAIRTSHNMPAVELMELADEMGILIVSEAFDMWERPKNPYDHARFFPEWWERDVASWVRRDRNHPSMLMWSIGNEIYDTHADERGQEVTRELLAGVQLHDPRENAVVTIGSNYMPWENAQKCADIVKFAGYNYAEKYYETHHQEHPDWFIYGSETSSTVQSRGIYHFPLAQSVLSDDDEQCSSLGNSSTSWGAKSTERCIIDDRDAKFSLGQFIWTGFDYIGEPTPYSTKNSYFGQLDTAGFKKDSFYIYQAEWTNYKSAPMVHIFPYWDFSEGQTIDIRVCSNAPKIELFFNEQSKGVFHIDHAHGQKLIGEWQIPYTKGTLKAVAYDENGQVIATDSQCSFGDAAEMILTPDKTAMQADGSDLIFVEISSHDLDGNHVANANNRVHITVDGPARLVGLDNGDSTDYDSYKGNNRRMFSGKLLAIIASTNESGTIVVTANSKGLPTSKLTLSSVASSNSSEAEGELSLYSYSAMHEALLQNSELVQAAGEIPVRKLEIICPEGTQFSPEKTTLPIRVKIHPSNATYQEVEWRVTNVAGVESNNATLVANGQEAMVTALGDGKIYIRCATKNGSNNTKMYSLLEMEIQNMGQAFIQPYEFVSAAYHSDKSYNLTNGNDRGMASSRDGESLIGFERVDFGPYGSNEITLPIFSLDDLRLDIEIWEGAPGDEQAERLTVVSYQKPSIWNTYQEEMYTLPKVLTGVTSIYFLLRSKIHLKGFQFKKRLKGFEQLNALDNNAIYGDSFTITSDAIENIGNNVSLIFEDMDFGEIGSRKLVIQGHSPIENNTIHVLFSSEQGDSKQLLEFNFTEGYCEREYMIEQVKGLQTVTFVFLPGSQFNFKSFQFHIE; encoded by the coding sequence ATGAGTAAGAAACTGAAGATTAACAACGATTGGTTATTCACGAAACAGCCATTACATACGAACTATGAGTCGGTATCTCAATCAGATGAATGGGTTGCCGTAACGCTTCCTCATGATTGGTTAATTTATGATGCGAATAATTTATATGAAGATGGCGATGGTTGGTACAAGAAGACAATAGAACTAACTGAAATATCCCCGCAGACCATATACACACTTTATTTTGAAGGTGTATATATGGATTCAACGTTAATTGTGAATGGTCATGAAGTTGGAACTTGGAAGAATGGCTATGCCAGCTTTGAAATGGATATCACTTCCTACCTGATTGAAGGTAAGAACGAAATTGTTGTACATGTCATCCATCAATCGCCTAATTCACGTTGGTATTCTGGTGCCGGAATCTATCGCTCCGTATGGTTGAAGACATACCCTACTTCTCATATAGCACCGCAAGGGATCTATGTGTCTACCATTCAAAATGAGACAAATTGGCATGTAGAGTTGGATACAGAGGTTGTGATCGATGGAACGTCAAACTCCACTTCAACTTATAAGTTGAGACATCGTATTGTGGATGGACAACATAATGTAGTCACGCAATCGGATGTTCAATTTCATGCGGAAGATAGACTAATAAAGACTACGCTAATGGTCACTAATCCATTGGTATGGGATATCATTGATCCGACTTTATATACACTACACACGGAATTGATTATAGATGATACGGTTATCGATGATGAGGATTTGAACTTTGGATTCCGGACGATAGCCTTTGATACAGAAAAAGGATTCTTTCTGAATGGACGTCATGTCAAATTAAACGGTGTGTGTCAGCATCATGATTTAGGAAGCCTTGGCGCAGCTGTCAATAGGGTTGCCTTGAAACGTCAAATGTCTCTTCTTCAAGAAATGGGAGTCAACGCGATTCGAACCTCTCATAATATGCCCGCAGTAGAACTTATGGAGCTTGCAGATGAAATGGGAATATTGATTGTATCTGAAGCATTCGATATGTGGGAACGTCCTAAGAATCCTTATGATCATGCGCGGTTCTTCCCGGAATGGTGGGAGCGTGACGTTGCAAGTTGGGTACGTCGAGATCGTAATCATCCTAGCATGTTAATGTGGAGTATTGGAAATGAAATATACGATACACATGCTGATGAACGTGGACAAGAAGTAACAAGGGAATTATTAGCGGGTGTACAGCTCCATGATCCGAGAGAGAACGCTGTCGTTACGATTGGCTCGAATTATATGCCTTGGGAGAATGCACAGAAGTGTGCAGATATCGTGAAATTCGCTGGGTATAATTATGCTGAGAAATACTATGAAACTCATCATCAAGAACATCCAGATTGGTTTATTTACGGTAGCGAAACTTCTTCTACGGTACAGAGCAGAGGGATTTATCATTTCCCACTAGCACAGTCCGTTTTATCTGACGATGACGAGCAATGCTCATCTTTGGGTAACAGTTCGACAAGCTGGGGAGCAAAAAGCACAGAGCGTTGTATTATTGATGATCGCGATGCCAAGTTCTCATTAGGGCAATTCATATGGACTGGCTTTGATTATATTGGAGAACCAACACCCTACTCTACCAAGAACTCATACTTCGGCCAATTAGACACAGCGGGATTTAAGAAAGATTCCTTCTATATCTATCAAGCGGAATGGACAAATTATAAGTCAGCTCCAATGGTGCATATTTTCCCGTATTGGGATTTCTCTGAGGGTCAAACGATCGATATACGGGTGTGCTCCAATGCTCCCAAGATTGAACTGTTCTTCAATGAGCAGTCCAAAGGTGTATTCCACATTGATCATGCACATGGTCAGAAGCTGATTGGGGAATGGCAAATTCCTTATACGAAAGGAACTTTAAAAGCAGTAGCCTATGATGAAAATGGTCAAGTGATCGCGACGGATAGCCAATGCTCTTTCGGTGATGCAGCCGAAATGATTCTCACTCCTGATAAGACGGCCATGCAGGCAGATGGATCTGATTTAATCTTCGTCGAGATTTCAAGTCATGATTTGGACGGAAATCATGTAGCCAATGCCAATAATCGTGTACATATTACGGTTGATGGACCTGCTCGTCTAGTTGGGTTGGATAACGGTGATAGCACTGATTATGACTCCTACAAAGGGAATAATCGAAGAATGTTCAGCGGCAAGTTACTTGCGATCATCGCCAGCACGAATGAGTCCGGTACAATAGTCGTAACAGCGAATTCCAAGGGCCTCCCTACAAGTAAGCTTACTTTGTCATCCGTTGCTTCTTCTAATTCGAGTGAAGCTGAGGGAGAATTGTCATTATATAGCTATTCAGCCATGCACGAGGCATTGCTGCAAAATTCGGAGTTGGTTCAAGCTGCAGGAGAAATTCCTGTACGTAAACTAGAGATTATTTGCCCAGAAGGGACTCAATTCTCTCCAGAGAAAACTACACTTCCTATTCGTGTCAAGATTCATCCAAGCAATGCTACTTATCAGGAAGTTGAATGGAGAGTTACGAATGTTGCAGGTGTAGAATCTAATAATGCAACACTGGTTGCGAATGGTCAGGAAGCTATGGTAACAGCACTTGGGGATGGAAAGATCTATATTCGATGTGCAACCAAGAATGGCTCAAATAATACAAAGATGTATTCCTTATTAGAAATGGAAATTCAGAATATGGGTCAAGCCTTTATTCAACCCTATGAGTTCGTATCAGCGGCTTATCACAGTGATAAGAGTTATAATCTTACGAATGGTAATGATCGAGGGATGGCTAGTTCGAGAGATGGCGAGAGTCTAATTGGATTTGAGCGAGTTGACTTTGGACCCTATGGTTCGAATGAAATTACACTGCCCATCTTCTCGCTGGATGATCTACGACTCGATATTGAGATCTGGGAGGGTGCTCCTGGTGATGAGCAAGCTGAAAGATTAACAGTAGTCTCTTATCAAAAGCCATCTATATGGAATACGTATCAGGAAGAAATGTACACATTACCGAAAGTATTAACCGGTGTGACATCGATCTACTTCCTACTACGTAGTAAAATCCATCTCAAGGGCTTCCAGTTTAAGAAACGGTTGAAAGGATTTGAACAATTAAATGCGCTTGATAACAATGCCATTTATGGAGACTCCTTCACCATTACATCAGACGCTATTGAGAATATCGGAAATAATGTCTCTCTCATTTTTGAGGATATGGATTTCGGTGAGATAGGTAGTCGTAAGCTAGTTATTCAGGGGCATTCACCCATCGAGAATAATACAATTCACGTACTGTTCAGCAGTGAGCAGGGTGATAGTAAACAATTGCTTGAATTCAACTTCACTGAAGGTTATTGTGAACGTGAATATATGATCGAACAAGTCAAAGGCTTACAAACCGTCACGTTCGTCTTCTTACCAGGTAGTCAGTTTAATTTCAAATCTTTTCAGTTTCATATTGAGTAA
- a CDS encoding PspA/IM30 family protein yields MGILSRFRDIMASNVNALLDKAEDPEKMMNDYMRNLNMDLGKVKAETASVLSDESRAQRTLDECTAEIRKLQRYAEKSVDSGNDEDALKFLERKAKQIEKQKQLQTAYDVASANALRMQQMQEKIILDMGQLEARQLRLKERMAATKAQQKINSSGSSVDSDPVLDTLEEKVDQAYNEAMALAELRAEPKDDLDDLFAELEKSTNAQTNPSKNPEDELAAMKDQMNNKN; encoded by the coding sequence ATGGGAATCTTGTCTAGGTTTAGAGATATTATGGCAAGCAATGTTAATGCTTTATTGGATAAGGCAGAAGATCCAGAGAAGATGATGAATGATTATATGCGAAATCTGAATATGGACCTTGGCAAGGTCAAGGCGGAGACGGCTTCGGTACTCTCAGATGAGAGTAGAGCCCAAAGAACACTTGATGAATGCACAGCTGAGATTAGAAAGCTGCAACGATATGCCGAAAAGTCAGTGGATTCCGGTAATGATGAAGACGCCCTAAAATTTCTTGAGCGAAAGGCAAAACAGATAGAGAAACAAAAGCAATTACAAACCGCCTATGACGTGGCTTCTGCTAACGCCTTAAGGATGCAACAAATGCAGGAAAAAATCATATTAGATATGGGCCAGTTGGAAGCACGACAACTCCGTTTGAAGGAGAGAATGGCAGCTACCAAAGCACAGCAAAAAATAAACTCTAGCGGTTCCTCTGTAGATAGTGACCCCGTATTAGATACCTTAGAAGAGAAGGTTGATCAAGCTTATAATGAAGCTATGGCTTTAGCTGAACTTAGAGCAGAACCGAAGGACGATCTGGATGATCTATTCGCAGAATTGGAGAAGAGCACTAATGCCCAGACTAATCCAAGTAAGAATCCAGAAGATGAGTTGGCCGCAATGAAAGATCAAATGAACAATAAGAATTAA
- a CDS encoding TFIIB-type zinc ribbon-containing protein, which produces MPVIEYKCPNCGSGMVFDSETGMLSCHSCGRKDNVEQLPDPLIKNTFSEDEVMEYHCNSCGAVIMTEAETTATVCSFCGSAVVLGDRLTGTLAPAKVIPFSISKEEAKNAFKKWCRNGRLTPNGFMTADRIKGITGVYVPFWLYELHNNVEVHGHGTKVRSFRRGDYQITETQHFDVYRKLRLNYVNLPIDAAEKMNDELMDRLEPFPYDQLKSFKTPYLAGYIAEKYSYNDEELFPRAKEKINEYIQSSIQSATAGYTTMSFTDKQIDTKLQQADYVLLPVWVVHYDYNKTDHMFAMNAQTGKVVGKPPISKAKVTAWFAGISGVSLLSLKLISLMVGGGFW; this is translated from the coding sequence ATGCCAGTTATTGAATACAAATGTCCAAACTGCGGGAGTGGGATGGTCTTTGATAGTGAGACAGGAATGTTATCTTGTCACAGCTGCGGAAGAAAAGATAATGTTGAACAACTTCCTGATCCTTTGATCAAGAATACCTTTTCAGAAGATGAGGTAATGGAGTACCATTGCAACAGTTGCGGAGCAGTCATTATGACCGAAGCGGAGACAACCGCAACAGTCTGTAGCTTCTGTGGTTCAGCTGTTGTTCTCGGCGACCGGTTGACGGGGACGCTTGCTCCAGCGAAGGTTATCCCTTTTTCAATTAGTAAAGAAGAGGCTAAGAATGCTTTTAAGAAATGGTGTAGGAATGGTCGGCTGACGCCCAATGGGTTCATGACAGCGGATCGAATCAAAGGGATAACGGGGGTCTATGTACCCTTTTGGCTATATGAATTACATAATAATGTTGAGGTTCATGGTCATGGCACGAAGGTGAGATCCTTCCGAAGAGGCGATTACCAGATTACAGAAACACAGCATTTTGATGTATACCGTAAGCTTCGTCTGAACTATGTGAATCTACCGATCGATGCTGCGGAGAAAATGAATGATGAACTGATGGATCGACTTGAACCTTTTCCATATGATCAGCTAAAAAGTTTCAAAACACCGTATCTAGCAGGTTATATCGCGGAAAAATACAGTTATAACGATGAGGAACTTTTCCCACGAGCGAAAGAAAAAATTAATGAATATATTCAATCATCTATTCAGTCTGCGACGGCAGGATATACAACCATGAGTTTCACCGACAAACAAATTGATACCAAATTACAACAAGCAGATTATGTTCTGCTTCCGGTATGGGTGGTACACTATGACTATAATAAGACAGATCATATGTTTGCTATGAATGCTCAGACGGGTAAGGTGGTTGGTAAACCCCCGATCAGTAAGGCAAAAGTGACGGCATGGTTTGCAGGTATTTCGGGTGTCTCACTTCTTTCACTGAAGCTCATTTCATTGATGGTGGGGGGCGGGTTCTGGTGA
- a CDS encoding lysozyme inhibitor LprI family protein: protein MKKWLTATLLTCIFLSGCSNVSNEGMNTKQPENTEQEIKVPEEVEQQEEVKEEVKQEEVKQEEAPIIEEETTAVETKDEYIQKLNEIEEGLADLQDLYNEGTTVSMTAAADETYKRWDAALNEIYNDLKQQLSTSEMAKLKQEQLDWITSRDETAKEESLEYEGGTMESLQYILTLSRVTKERCYELVDLYMK from the coding sequence ATGAAGAAATGGCTGACTGCGACGTTACTAACATGCATTTTTTTATCTGGGTGTAGCAATGTTTCGAATGAAGGTATGAATACAAAGCAACCAGAAAATACGGAACAAGAAATAAAAGTACCAGAAGAAGTGGAACAACAGGAAGAGGTTAAAGAAGAGGTTAAGCAAGAAGAAGTGAAGCAAGAAGAAGCACCGATCATCGAGGAAGAGACTACTGCTGTGGAGACCAAAGATGAATATATCCAAAAGCTTAATGAAATTGAAGAAGGGCTAGCCGATCTACAAGACTTATATAATGAAGGCACAACCGTGTCCATGACGGCAGCAGCTGACGAAACATATAAAAGATGGGATGCGGCTTTGAATGAAATTTATAATGATTTGAAGCAGCAACTATCTACAAGTGAAATGGCTAAGCTAAAGCAAGAACAATTGGATTGGATAACATCTAGAGATGAAACAGCCAAGGAAGAATCCTTAGAATATGAAGGTGGAACGATGGAGTCATTACAGTACATTCTTACCCTATCACGAGTTACAAAAGAAAGGTGCTATGAGTTGGTGGATTTGTATATGAAGTAA
- a CDS encoding SPFH domain-containing protein — translation MGFFKNQFANVVEWEEFRDDMIFWKWNNQEIKKGSKLIIRSGQDAIFVNNGKIEGIFEDEGEFNVDSDIVPFLSTLKGFKFGFNSGMRVEVLFVNTKEFTVKWGTQNPILIPTPQLPGGMPIRANGTFNFKVNDYVTLIDKIAGMRNSYLVDDVKIRITSVLDQLLMKWISREGKDMFNLQANASDIAKGIREDLDMQIMDNGMTITGFQVMSFNYPKEIQDMITKTASHEMIGNLQKFQQVSMTEGISSGKVQGGGAASDMAGMMMGMNMANEMMKNINQNSNQNQKPSAEKQQSAPAPSSAEGDKKPNFCPNCGTKTEGAKFCSNCGQKL, via the coding sequence ATGGGTTTCTTTAAAAATCAATTTGCAAACGTTGTGGAATGGGAAGAGTTTAGAGATGATATGATCTTTTGGAAGTGGAACAATCAGGAGATTAAAAAAGGAAGTAAGCTCATTATTCGCTCTGGTCAGGATGCTATTTTTGTGAATAACGGTAAGATCGAAGGGATTTTTGAGGATGAAGGGGAATTCAATGTTGATTCGGACATCGTCCCATTCCTATCTACGTTAAAAGGATTCAAGTTTGGCTTTAACAGTGGGATGAGGGTGGAAGTCTTATTCGTTAATACGAAGGAATTCACTGTCAAGTGGGGAACACAGAATCCGATTCTGATCCCAACTCCGCAGCTTCCGGGCGGCATGCCTATTCGCGCGAATGGAACGTTCAATTTCAAAGTGAATGATTATGTTACGTTGATCGATAAGATTGCTGGCATGAGAAATAGTTATCTTGTGGATGATGTTAAGATTCGGATTACTTCTGTGTTAGATCAGTTATTAATGAAGTGGATTAGCCGCGAAGGAAAAGATATGTTTAATCTTCAGGCGAACGCATCAGATATTGCCAAAGGGATCCGTGAAGATCTCGATATGCAGATTATGGACAACGGGATGACGATTACAGGATTTCAAGTGATGAGCTTCAATTACCCTAAAGAAATTCAAGATATGATCACGAAAACAGCTTCCCACGAAATGATCGGTAACCTACAGAAATTCCAACAAGTTAGCATGACGGAAGGTATTTCATCTGGCAAAGTACAAGGTGGCGGTGCTGCTTCGGATATGGCGGGTATGATGATGGGAATGAATATGGCTAATGAAATGATGAAGAATATCAATCAGAACTCAAATCAGAACCAAAAGCCTTCTGCTGAGAAGCAGCAATCTGCACCTGCTCCTTCTTCTGCAGAAGGCGATAAGAAGCCCAACTTCTGTCCGAATTGTGGTACGAAAACTGAAGGCGCTAAATTCTGTTCGAATTGCGGTCAGAAGCTTTAA
- a CDS encoding lasso peptide biosynthesis B2 protein, translated as MSLYRKVRRFSSYPLDVKWMFVEAYFYLAWGRVLKLLPFSKVAPSLGSHMKETSFTSYTEQDLLLLRKVSRAVHTMSRVTWWESQCMVKAIAAMKMLERRGIPSTMYLGSGRDEKGQMVAHAWLRSGSYILTGKEGHEKYTVVGIFGNDKQAEALTTMKR; from the coding sequence ATGAGCTTGTATAGAAAAGTACGCAGATTTAGTTCTTATCCTCTTGATGTAAAGTGGATGTTCGTAGAGGCGTATTTCTACTTGGCGTGGGGGAGGGTGCTTAAACTACTCCCCTTCTCCAAAGTAGCTCCTTCTTTAGGGAGTCACATGAAGGAAACTTCGTTTACGAGCTATACGGAACAGGACCTCTTACTGCTACGTAAAGTGTCGAGGGCTGTTCATACGATGAGCCGTGTCACGTGGTGGGAAAGCCAGTGTATGGTCAAGGCCATCGCAGCGATGAAGATGCTTGAGCGAAGAGGGATCCCGAGCACGATGTATCTGGGAAGTGGCCGAGATGAGAAGGGTCAGATGGTTGCGCATGCTTGGTTGCGTAGTGGTTCATATATTTTAACGGGCAAAGAAGGACATGAGAAATATACCGTAGTAGGGATTTTCGGGAATGATAAACAAGCTGAAGCTCTGACGACTATGAAGCGGTAA
- a CDS encoding TPM domain-containing protein: MNRRIIAILFFLAVYLAVPMETTVAATELKTLIYDEAGLLTQDEYNELNVMANKYGAERETDIIIYTTNNEDNVDVMVMTQDFYDEQAPGYDKAHGNAVILTMDMRNRDFYLAGFYKGKEYLDDGRLDKINAKITPDLANGDYKLAFEKYIKTAHRYMGFEPDVNPDNILFNGWFQLAVSLGVGGLVVGLMAYRSGGRVTVNRQTYEDASTSGVLEHRDQYLRTTTTRQKIEKNNGGGSGGGGGTTGGGHSHSGSRGSF; the protein is encoded by the coding sequence ATGAATAGAAGGATTATAGCGATCCTGTTCTTCCTCGCAGTGTATCTAGCGGTTCCGATGGAGACGACGGTGGCTGCAACAGAATTGAAGACATTAATCTATGATGAAGCGGGTTTACTAACTCAGGATGAGTATAATGAGCTGAACGTAATGGCTAATAAATACGGAGCTGAGCGAGAAACAGACATCATTATTTATACTACTAACAATGAAGATAATGTTGATGTGATGGTCATGACACAAGATTTCTACGATGAGCAGGCCCCAGGGTATGATAAGGCACATGGGAATGCAGTCATACTAACGATGGATATGAGAAACAGAGATTTCTATTTAGCTGGATTTTATAAAGGTAAAGAGTACCTCGATGACGGCAGGCTTGATAAGATAAATGCAAAGATTACGCCGGATTTAGCGAATGGCGACTATAAGCTAGCATTTGAAAAGTATATTAAAACAGCTCACAGATATATGGGGTTTGAGCCAGATGTGAACCCGGACAATATATTGTTTAATGGTTGGTTTCAATTGGCTGTTTCACTAGGGGTCGGAGGGCTAGTCGTGGGTCTAATGGCTTATCGCTCGGGTGGTCGAGTGACGGTAAATCGGCAAACCTATGAAGATGCAAGCACTTCAGGGGTTCTGGAACATCGTGACCAATACCTTCGGACAACAACAACGAGACAGAAGATCGAGAAGAACAATGGCGGTGGCTCAGGTGGTGGCGGAGGAACTACCGGTGGTGGTCATTCACATAGTGGTAGCAGAGGATCATTTTAA